One stretch of Croceibacterium atlanticum DNA includes these proteins:
- the dapF gene encoding diaminopimelate epimerase produces MRASFVKMHGLGNDFVVLDAREKALPPITAGLARALADRRTGIGCDQLVLLQPSAVADFRMRIFNSDGSEVGACGNASRAVALLHGAPATVETGGGTIEVRPSQGGAAVDMGEPHFGWDEIPLAYAMDTMALPVGWEELSNPVAVNVGNPHAIFFVPNCEKVDLEELGPMIERDAIFPERVNVNVATVDSRDSIRLRVWERGAGLTRACGTGACATAVAAMRRGFADRSVTVTLPGGPLHIEWGEDNRITMTGPATESFRGSFDWGDFA; encoded by the coding sequence ATGCGCGCCTCCTTCGTCAAGATGCATGGACTCGGTAATGATTTCGTCGTGCTGGATGCGCGGGAAAAGGCCCTGCCCCCCATCACGGCTGGCCTTGCCCGTGCATTGGCCGATCGCCGCACCGGGATAGGCTGCGATCAGTTGGTCCTGTTGCAACCCAGCGCGGTCGCGGATTTCCGGATGCGCATCTTCAATTCGGATGGCAGCGAAGTTGGCGCCTGCGGCAATGCCTCGCGTGCGGTTGCCCTGCTCCATGGCGCGCCAGCCACGGTGGAAACCGGCGGAGGGACGATCGAAGTCCGCCCCAGCCAGGGTGGTGCCGCTGTCGATATGGGCGAACCGCATTTCGGTTGGGATGAAATTCCGCTCGCCTATGCGATGGATACGATGGCCCTTCCGGTCGGGTGGGAAGAACTGTCGAACCCGGTCGCGGTCAATGTCGGCAATCCGCACGCCATATTCTTCGTCCCCAATTGCGAAAAGGTGGACCTGGAAGAACTTGGCCCGATGATCGAACGGGACGCGATCTTCCCGGAACGGGTGAATGTGAATGTCGCCACGGTCGACAGCCGCGATTCGATCCGCCTGCGCGTCTGGGAACGCGGAGCCGGCCTGACACGCGCCTGCGGCACCGGGGCCTGCGCCACTGCGGTTGCGGCCATGCGCCGCGGGTTTGCCGACCGTTCCGTGACCGTCACCCTTCCCGGCGGGCCGCTCCACATCGAATGGGGCGAAGATAATCGCATCACCATGACGGGGCCCGCGACGGAAAGCTTCCGCGGCAGTTTCGACTGGGGTGACTTCGCATGA
- a CDS encoding MiaB/RimO family radical SAM methylthiotransferase — MTPSAKLADSVEVVSLGCRLNIAESERIRSLLANENDIVVVNSCAVTSEAVRQTRQAIRRARRARPEARLLVTGCAADIERSQLAHMPEVDGLVPNADKLDPRAWNVPPAPVPVLPGRTRAFVAVQNGCDHACTFCVIPRGRGPSRSLTIPQILREVERHMDRGAPEIVLTGVDVTSWGHDLADKPKLGRLVRAILDEFPALTRLRMSSLDGVEIDEELFELFAEESRLMPHLHLSLQHGHDLILKRMKRRHLRADALSLVENLRARRPDIAIGADLIAGFPTEDETMHEANLSIIRELRIVHGHIFPYSPRPGTPAARMPQVEKPVIKRRAAQLREQVSALRAEWLASLLGRPLCVLSEADGTGYSPDFARVAVPEGTQAGSIVNITPGKLEDGLLR, encoded by the coding sequence ATGACCCCCTCTGCGAAACTCGCTGATTCTGTTGAGGTCGTGTCACTCGGCTGCCGGCTGAATATCGCCGAAAGCGAACGCATCCGATCCCTGCTTGCGAATGAAAACGACATCGTGGTCGTCAATAGCTGCGCCGTGACGTCTGAAGCCGTGCGGCAGACACGGCAGGCAATCCGCCGCGCGCGCCGCGCCCGGCCGGAGGCCCGCCTGCTGGTGACCGGATGCGCCGCCGATATCGAACGCAGCCAGCTTGCCCATATGCCAGAGGTCGATGGGCTCGTGCCCAATGCCGACAAGCTGGACCCCCGGGCCTGGAACGTGCCGCCCGCGCCGGTGCCGGTCCTGCCCGGACGCACCAGGGCTTTCGTGGCGGTGCAGAACGGATGCGACCATGCCTGCACTTTCTGCGTCATACCGCGGGGCCGCGGGCCGAGCCGTTCGCTGACCATCCCGCAGATCCTGCGAGAGGTCGAACGCCATATGGACCGGGGCGCGCCCGAAATCGTGCTGACCGGGGTCGATGTGACAAGTTGGGGCCATGATCTGGCCGACAAGCCGAAACTGGGCCGTCTCGTCCGGGCCATTCTGGATGAATTCCCCGCCCTTACCCGGCTTCGCATGTCCTCGCTCGACGGTGTCGAAATCGACGAGGAACTGTTCGAGCTATTCGCGGAAGAGAGCCGCTTGATGCCGCATCTCCATCTGTCGCTGCAACATGGCCATGATCTGATCCTGAAACGGATGAAACGCCGCCATTTGCGTGCCGATGCGCTGTCGCTGGTCGAAAATCTGCGAGCAAGGCGACCGGATATCGCCATCGGCGCCGATCTGATTGCCGGTTTTCCCACCGAAGATGAAACGATGCACGAGGCGAATTTGTCCATCATTCGCGAATTGCGCATCGTGCATGGTCATATCTTTCCCTATTCACCGCGCCCCGGAACGCCGGCTGCACGGATGCCGCAGGTCGAAAAGCCGGTGATCAAACGGCGCGCCGCGCAATTGCGGGAACAGGTTTCCGCGCTCCGTGCCGAATGGCTTGCATCCTTGCTGGGGCGCCCGCTTTGCGTTCTGTCCGAAGCGGATGGCACCGGCTATTCACCCGATTTCGCCCGCGTGGCCGTGCCGGAAGGCACGCAGGCGGGCAGTATCGTCAATATCACACCAGGCAAACTCGAGGACGGCCTCCTTCGATGA
- the ftsY gene encoding signal recognition particle-docking protein FtsY, with protein MSESSWTDRIFGGFRKTSERLSDNLTGVVGTARLDDATLDDVEDALILSDLGPSAAARIRTKLAEKRFGLSITEQELKEAVAEEIAAILRPVAKPLEITAFPRPQVILVIGVNGSGKTTTIAKLAHWFQEDDYSVLLAAGDTFRAAAIGQLAVWADRIGVDIVKGPEGGDPASIVFDAVKQATDTGIDALVVDTAGRLQNKRELMDELAKIRRVLGRLNPEAPHDVVLVLDATNGQNALNQIDVFKEVAGVTGLIMTKLDGTARGGVLVAAAEQYGLPIHAIGVGEKIDDLRPFDPDLVARVIAGVA; from the coding sequence ATGAGCGAATCCAGCTGGACGGACCGCATTTTTGGCGGCTTCCGCAAGACTTCCGAACGCCTGTCCGACAATCTGACCGGAGTGGTCGGCACGGCCAGGCTGGACGATGCCACTCTCGACGATGTCGAGGATGCACTGATCCTGTCGGATCTCGGCCCCAGCGCCGCCGCCCGCATTCGCACGAAACTGGCGGAAAAGCGCTTCGGACTGAGCATTACCGAGCAAGAGCTGAAAGAAGCCGTGGCGGAAGAAATCGCCGCCATCCTGCGCCCGGTGGCGAAGCCGCTGGAAATCACGGCATTTCCCCGCCCGCAAGTGATCCTGGTGATCGGCGTGAACGGCAGCGGCAAGACCACCACCATCGCCAAGCTCGCCCACTGGTTCCAGGAAGATGATTACAGCGTGCTGCTGGCAGCAGGCGATACATTCCGGGCGGCGGCAATCGGCCAGCTTGCCGTCTGGGCCGATCGGATCGGGGTGGACATCGTGAAAGGCCCCGAAGGCGGCGATCCGGCCAGCATCGTGTTCGATGCGGTGAAGCAGGCGACCGATACGGGCATCGATGCGCTGGTGGTCGATACGGCCGGGCGGTTGCAGAACAAGCGTGAACTGATGGACGAGCTGGCCAAGATCCGCCGCGTCCTCGGACGCCTCAATCCCGAAGCGCCGCATGACGTGGTGCTGGTGCTGGATGCGACAAACGGCCAGAATGCGTTGAACCAGATTGACGTGTTCAAGGAAGTGGCTGGCGTTACGGGCCTCATCATGACGAAGCTGGACGGCACGGCACGCGGCGGCGTCCTGGTGGCCGCGGCAGAACAATATGGCCTGCCGATCCACGCGATCGGCGTGGGCGAAAAGATCGACGATTTGCGCCCCTTCGATCCGGACCTTGTCGCGCGCGTGATTGCGGGAGTGGCCTGA
- a CDS encoding inner membrane-spanning protein YciB, whose protein sequence is MADETKKKGSGWLSVAIDYGPLIAFLGVYWLYAPEDNTDSIGVVLAVVRSTGAFIVAALIALALSKFVLGTISRMLMLSTVLIVGFGGLTILLRDPFYVQIKPTVLYLFFGAVLLAGWMRGKALLQWLLEAAFEGLSDEGWLKLSRNWAIFFFFLAALNEAMRLYLSFGDWLTAKVWVFMPLSFLFTFSQLPMLLRHGLAVEKEEEVVQNPPFE, encoded by the coding sequence ATGGCTGACGAAACGAAGAAAAAGGGTTCCGGCTGGCTGAGCGTGGCCATCGATTACGGGCCGCTGATCGCCTTTCTCGGCGTCTATTGGCTCTATGCGCCGGAAGACAATACCGATTCCATCGGCGTGGTCCTCGCCGTGGTGCGCAGCACGGGCGCCTTCATTGTCGCCGCGCTGATCGCGCTGGCCCTGTCCAAATTTGTGCTCGGCACGATCTCGCGCATGTTGATGCTTTCCACGGTGCTGATCGTGGGTTTCGGCGGGCTGACGATCCTGCTGCGCGATCCCTTCTACGTGCAGATCAAGCCGACCGTGCTCTATCTCTTCTTCGGCGCGGTGCTGCTGGCTGGCTGGATGCGCGGCAAGGCCTTGCTGCAATGGCTGCTGGAAGCCGCGTTCGAGGGATTGAGCGACGAGGGCTGGCTCAAGCTATCCCGCAATTGGGCGATCTTCTTCTTCTTCCTCGCCGCGCTGAACGAAGCCATGCGTCTGTATCTCAGCTTTGGGGACTGGCTGACTGCCAAGGTCTGGGTCTTCATGCCGCTGAGCTTCCTTTTCACCTTCAGCCAGCTGCCCATGCTGCTGCGCCACGGCCTCGCGGTGGAAAAGGAAGAGGAAGTGGTGCAGAATCCGCCATTCGAGTGA
- a CDS encoding GNAT family N-acetyltransferase: MNAIGAADIMIRKAQEQDIPALHKLVESAYRGDSAKRGWTHEADLLGGQRTDVAALREIIGHTDQVILLAMDGADIAGCVQLVRVDEAIAYLGLLTVDPDRQAAGLGKILINEAERFAAGNWQARAMEMTVIRQRGELIAYYQRRGYVLTEERRPFPLDDPRYGLPKTQELEFAALRKNIGA; encoded by the coding sequence GTGAACGCTATCGGCGCCGCGGACATCATGATCCGCAAGGCGCAGGAGCAGGATATCCCTGCGCTGCACAAGCTGGTCGAAAGCGCCTATCGCGGCGATAGTGCCAAGCGTGGCTGGACGCATGAAGCTGATTTGCTGGGCGGACAAAGAACCGACGTGGCGGCATTGCGAGAGATTATCGGCCATACGGATCAGGTTATATTGCTCGCCATGGACGGCGCGGACATTGCCGGTTGCGTGCAACTGGTCCGGGTCGATGAAGCCATCGCCTATCTTGGATTGCTGACCGTCGATCCGGACAGGCAGGCAGCCGGGCTGGGCAAAATTCTGATAAATGAAGCGGAACGATTTGCCGCCGGAAACTGGCAGGCCCGCGCCATGGAGATGACTGTCATCCGGCAACGCGGCGAACTGATCGCTTATTATCAGCGGCGCGGATATGTTCTAACGGAGGAGCGGCGTCCTTTTCCGCTGGATGATCCGCGTTATGGCTTGCCCAAAACGCAGGAACTGGAATTCGCTGCGCTGCGAAAGAATATTGGCGCCTAG
- a CDS encoding potassium transporter Kup has product MGAAQGEERTSAKLKLAAGAIGIVFGDIGTSPIYAFRETFVGPHPLAIDDTHILGVVSLIFWSMTLVVSIQYVTLLMRADNNGQGGTLALVALISRYIGKSSYGWLTVLLGVFATALFYGDSMITPAVSVLSSVEGLAVVDRRMEGLVIPIALVLLIALFLLQKRGTEKVGALFAPVMILYFTVLAVLGIIHIVQMPEILFALNPWYAVQFFVVDKWLAFLALGSVVLAVTGSEALYSDMGHFGRGPMRLSWFGFVMPCLLINYFGQGAMIIGMGDASAAEAIENPFFFLAPEYLRLPLVLLATAATFIASQAVITGAFSVTHQAIQLGFIPRLSILHTNDEHHGQIYIPLINWVLCFSVILLVLFFGNSSNLASAYGIAVTGAMLIDTCLLAVLLMAVWRWKWWYGLPAVLVFFVVDGVYFAANLTKVADGGWFPLLIGAIAFTLLTTWAKGRRLMRERMTEVSLPLDIFAKSARNSAATVPGTAIFMNSGTSGTPSALLHNIKHNKVLHERVVVLTVQIADVPYVDASQRVECKEVGDGFYKVKLHYGFMEETDVPDALKTIGTCGAPFEMMQTSFFLSRQTLLSAEKPGMAVWREKIFAWMMRNAATPMEFFRLPTNRVVELGSQVEI; this is encoded by the coding sequence ATGGGCGCTGCACAAGGTGAAGAGCGCACTTCCGCCAAGCTGAAACTGGCGGCCGGTGCGATTGGAATCGTTTTTGGCGATATCGGCACAAGCCCGATTTACGCCTTCCGTGAGACTTTTGTCGGGCCGCACCCGCTTGCAATCGACGATACTCATATTCTGGGTGTCGTCAGCCTGATCTTCTGGTCGATGACGCTGGTGGTTTCGATCCAGTATGTCACGCTGCTGATGCGGGCGGATAATAACGGGCAGGGTGGCACCCTGGCGCTGGTGGCGCTTATTTCGCGCTATATCGGCAAGTCCAGCTACGGTTGGCTCACCGTGTTGCTGGGGGTCTTTGCCACGGCCCTGTTCTATGGCGACAGCATGATCACGCCGGCCGTTTCGGTACTCTCTTCCGTGGAAGGGTTGGCCGTGGTGGACCGGCGGATGGAAGGCCTTGTCATCCCAATCGCGCTGGTGCTGCTGATCGCGCTGTTCCTGCTTCAGAAGCGCGGCACGGAAAAGGTTGGCGCGCTGTTTGCACCTGTAATGATCCTGTATTTTACGGTGCTGGCGGTGCTGGGCATCATCCACATCGTGCAGATGCCCGAAATCCTGTTCGCGCTGAACCCGTGGTACGCGGTCCAGTTCTTCGTAGTCGACAAATGGCTGGCCTTCCTGGCGCTGGGTTCGGTCGTGCTGGCCGTGACCGGGTCGGAAGCGCTTTATTCGGATATGGGCCATTTCGGCCGTGGTCCGATGCGACTGTCCTGGTTTGGCTTCGTCATGCCCTGTCTGCTGATCAATTATTTTGGCCAGGGCGCGATGATCATCGGCATGGGCGATGCCTCCGCCGCCGAAGCGATCGAAAATCCGTTCTTCTTCCTTGCTCCGGAATATCTGCGCCTGCCGCTGGTGCTGCTCGCCACGGCAGCGACGTTCATCGCCAGCCAGGCCGTGATCACCGGCGCATTCTCGGTGACGCATCAGGCAATCCAGCTCGGCTTCATTCCGCGGCTTTCGATCCTGCACACGAATGACGAACATCACGGCCAGATCTACATTCCACTGATCAACTGGGTGCTCTGCTTCTCGGTCATCCTGCTGGTTCTGTTCTTCGGTAACTCCTCCAACCTCGCTTCCGCCTATGGCATCGCGGTGACCGGTGCGATGCTGATCGATACCTGCCTGCTGGCGGTGTTGCTGATGGCGGTGTGGCGCTGGAAATGGTGGTATGGGCTGCCGGCGGTCCTGGTCTTCTTCGTTGTTGACGGTGTATATTTCGCTGCGAATTTGACCAAGGTGGCCGATGGCGGCTGGTTCCCGCTGCTGATCGGCGCGATTGCCTTCACGCTGTTGACGACATGGGCCAAGGGCCGCCGCCTGATGCGCGAACGGATGACGGAGGTCAGCCTGCCGCTGGACATCTTCGCCAAATCCGCCCGCAACAGCGCGGCGACCGTGCCCGGCACGGCGATCTTCATGAATTCCGGCACCAGCGGCACACCTTCGGCGCTGCTGCACAATATCAAGCACAACAAGGTGCTGCATGAACGCGTGGTGGTGCTGACGGTGCAGATTGCCGATGTGCCCTATGTCGACGCGTCACAACGCGTGGAATGCAAGGAAGTGGGCGACGGTTTCTACAAGGTGAAGCTGCATTACGGCTTCATGGAAGAAACCGACGTGCCCGATGCGCTGAAGACGATCGGCACATGCGGCGCGCCGTTCGAAATGATGCAGACCAGCTTCTTCCTCTCGCGCCAGACGCTGCTCAGCGCCGAAAAACCGGGCATGGCCGTCTGGCGGGAAAAGATCTTCGCCTGGATGATGCGCAATGCGGCAACCCCGATGGAATTCTTCCGCCTGCCGACCAACCGGGTGGTGGAACTGGGCAGCCAGGTAGAGATCTAG
- a CDS encoding tetratricopeptide repeat protein, protein MTWLLAISLALCAFALGALVFRVDRRGWTSMGAALLFGLAGYALQASPNLPGAPKAPRSEPEGEEGWALVDARKELFAEGDRSGNEKLLVADAMARNGQYANAAALLRGAVEDDPQDGEAWLALGNALVEHTGGILTQPALLAFRRASQVEKGGLGPGYFLGLALIRNGRLLEGRQIWAEALAGAPEDAAGRAVMEERLARLDALLVQIEAANSPAEGQK, encoded by the coding sequence ATGACCTGGCTGCTTGCCATTTCGCTGGCACTTTGCGCCTTCGCTCTGGGGGCGCTCGTCTTCCGGGTCGACCGGCGCGGCTGGACCAGCATGGGCGCCGCATTGCTGTTCGGGCTGGCTGGCTATGCCCTGCAGGCAAGCCCGAATCTGCCCGGTGCGCCAAAGGCCCCCCGTTCCGAGCCCGAGGGCGAAGAGGGCTGGGCATTGGTTGACGCGCGCAAGGAATTGTTCGCGGAAGGCGATCGCTCCGGCAACGAGAAGCTGCTGGTGGCCGATGCGATGGCCCGAAACGGGCAATATGCCAATGCCGCAGCCCTGCTGCGCGGTGCGGTCGAAGATGACCCGCAGGATGGCGAGGCGTGGCTTGCGCTGGGTAATGCCCTGGTTGAACATACCGGCGGTATCCTGACACAGCCGGCCTTGCTGGCTTTCCGCCGCGCTTCGCAGGTGGAGAAGGGTGGACTTGGACCGGGCTATTTCCTGGGTCTGGCGCTGATCCGCAACGGGCGCCTGCTGGAAGGCAGGCAGATCTGGGCGGAAGCGCTGGCCGGCGCTCCCGAAGATGCGGCCGGGCGCGCGGTGATGGAAGAACGCCTTGCGCGGCTGGATGCCTTGCTGGTCCAGATCGAGGCGGCCAATTCACCGGCCGAAGGGCAGAAATGA
- a CDS encoding cytochrome c-type biogenesis protein: protein MRRFHVFLAALAIFAAALSGTGPALAQDSLPPAPYAYTQLDDPEQEAKAQALMETLRCLKCQSQSIADSDAPMAGDMRHQVRSRIAAGEEPEEVRRWLMERYGDYVSYKPEVSAKTWPLFVIPVLLLAVGLLIIRRRLKGSA from the coding sequence ATGCGGCGGTTCCACGTCTTTCTGGCAGCCTTGGCCATCTTCGCCGCCGCATTGTCCGGCACAGGCCCCGCATTGGCGCAGGATTCCCTGCCGCCGGCGCCCTATGCCTATACGCAGCTGGACGATCCGGAGCAGGAAGCTAAGGCTCAGGCCTTGATGGAAACGCTGCGCTGTCTCAAGTGTCAGAGCCAGTCCATCGCCGATAGCGACGCACCCATGGCCGGCGATATGCGCCACCAGGTGCGTTCCCGCATTGCAGCCGGGGAAGAGCCGGAAGAGGTCCGCCGCTGGCTGATGGAACGCTATGGCGACTATGTCAGTTACAAGCCTGAAGTCAGTGCCAAGACCTGGCCGCTCTTCGTAATTCCCGTTCTATTGCTCGCGGTGGGTCTGTTGATCATCCGCCGCAGGCTGAAAGGCTCGGCATGA
- a CDS encoding DsbE family thiol:disulfide interchange protein, with product MIRLRWAVWVIVALVAALLGLFAYQLSQPKDEFIHSAMIGKPIPEFDLRAAIPERPGLSRADLADGQPKLVNIFASWCVPCAAEAPQLAELESNGANIVGVAIRDRPEDLTAFLNAYGNPFSRIGADDISAVQLSIGSSGVPETFVVDGEGIVRYQHIGDIRERDVPILLDELRKAAS from the coding sequence ATGATACGCTTGCGCTGGGCAGTATGGGTGATTGTTGCGCTGGTCGCGGCGTTGCTGGGCCTGTTCGCCTATCAATTGTCGCAGCCCAAGGATGAATTCATCCATTCCGCGATGATCGGCAAACCGATCCCGGAATTCGATCTGCGCGCTGCCATCCCTGAACGACCCGGCCTTTCCCGCGCGGATCTGGCCGATGGCCAGCCCAAACTGGTGAATATCTTCGCCAGCTGGTGCGTCCCCTGCGCGGCGGAGGCGCCGCAGCTTGCCGAGCTGGAGAGCAATGGCGCCAATATCGTTGGCGTCGCCATCCGCGACCGGCCGGAAGATCTGACGGCCTTCCTCAACGCCTATGGCAATCCGTTCAGCCGGATCGGCGCGGACGATATCAGCGCCGTGCAACTTTCCATCGGATCTTCCGGCGTGCCGGAAACCTTCGTCGTCGATGGCGAGGGCATCGTCCGTTATCAGCATATCGGCGATATTCGTGAACGTGACGTGCCGATCCTGCTCGACGAATTGCGCAAGGCGGCGTCCTGA
- a CDS encoding heme lyase CcmF/NrfE family subunit, whose product MIAELGLVALWLAAALAALQLLAGLIALRSDGEAGGVADLVRPAAIVQGLLSGIAFLCLLLVFARTDLSVALVAANSHSMKPMIFKLAGAWGNHEGSMLLWITIMALAGGLIALIERRLPERTMLATLAAQAFVGLGFYAFLLLSSNPFERLNPAAQEGAGLNPLLQDIGLAFHPPTLYVGYVGLSVAFSFAVGAMLTRQVTPEFARVMRPWVLGAWIFLTLGITAGSYWAYYELGWGGWWFWDPVENASLMPWLAATALLHSASVLAARDALRAWTIMLGVVAFSMSMIGTFLVRSGILTSVHAFAVDPERGSFILLLLAIYIGGALTLFAMRASTVTEGQRFSVLSREGALVINNVALSAILGIVLLGTLYPLLTEAFDVRVSVGPPYFNPVSAIFFLPMLIVLAIGPLLRWRSDSFRRVRIPVIVLLAIPIVVALAMWAVTGIAVLPLLGIALAACVAVGSFLPLWGRSLRRLPLPVWGMVIAHFGVAVSLFGMSADSAFTQEKLVAAKPGDSAQVGPWDVTLVSVVPVAGPNWTALDARLSASYRGGAVHEVGPQARSFWAPPQETSESALLTRWNGQLYAVLGGEAEGDRWQLRLWWKPFVTFVWYGGALIALGGLLALIGRVAGDVKRRSVLRKANGRRNSEAAT is encoded by the coding sequence ATGATTGCCGAACTCGGCCTGGTAGCCCTGTGGCTGGCCGCGGCGCTTGCTGCCCTGCAGCTGCTCGCCGGGCTCATTGCGCTGCGCAGCGATGGCGAAGCGGGCGGCGTGGCCGATCTGGTGCGCCCGGCGGCGATTGTGCAGGGCCTGCTCAGCGGAATAGCCTTTCTTTGCCTGCTGCTGGTTTTTGCCCGCACTGACCTGTCGGTGGCATTGGTCGCCGCCAATTCGCATTCGATGAAGCCGATGATCTTCAAGCTGGCCGGCGCATGGGGAAACCATGAAGGGTCGATGCTGCTGTGGATCACGATCATGGCGCTTGCGGGCGGCTTGATTGCGCTGATCGAACGGCGCCTGCCGGAACGGACCATGTTGGCGACACTGGCGGCGCAGGCCTTTGTGGGGCTTGGTTTCTATGCCTTTCTGCTGTTGTCCTCCAACCCGTTCGAACGGCTCAACCCTGCCGCGCAGGAAGGGGCGGGGCTTAACCCGTTGTTGCAGGATATCGGCCTCGCCTTCCATCCACCCACGCTTTACGTCGGTTATGTCGGCCTTTCCGTCGCTTTCAGCTTTGCTGTCGGCGCAATGCTGACGCGGCAGGTCACGCCGGAATTTGCCCGTGTCATGCGCCCATGGGTGCTGGGGGCGTGGATCTTCCTCACACTCGGTATCACGGCGGGTTCCTATTGGGCCTATTACGAGCTTGGCTGGGGCGGCTGGTGGTTCTGGGATCCGGTCGAGAATGCCTCGCTCATGCCGTGGCTTGCGGCGACCGCCCTGTTGCATTCCGCCAGCGTACTGGCCGCGCGCGATGCGCTGCGTGCCTGGACGATCATGCTCGGCGTCGTCGCCTTTTCCATGAGCATGATCGGGACGTTCCTTGTCCGGTCCGGCATTCTCACCAGCGTTCATGCCTTCGCCGTCGATCCGGAGCGTGGGTCCTTCATTCTTCTCCTGCTGGCGATTTATATCGGCGGCGCGCTGACCCTGTTCGCCATGCGGGCCAGCACGGTTACGGAAGGGCAGCGTTTTTCCGTGCTCAGCCGTGAAGGGGCGCTGGTCATCAACAATGTGGCCCTTTCCGCCATTCTCGGCATCGTCCTTCTCGGCACGCTCTATCCGTTGCTGACGGAAGCATTCGATGTCCGGGTTTCCGTGGGGCCGCCCTATTTCAACCCCGTCAGCGCGATCTTCTTCCTGCCGATGCTGATAGTGCTGGCGATCGGTCCCCTGCTGCGCTGGCGTAGCGACAGCTTCAGGCGTGTGCGAATCCCTGTCATCGTGCTGCTGGCCATTCCGATAGTGGTTGCGCTGGCGATGTGGGCGGTAACCGGCATCGCTGTCCTGCCTTTGTTGGGCATTGCGCTCGCCGCATGCGTTGCGGTGGGGAGCTTCCTTCCACTCTGGGGCCGTTCGCTGCGCCGCCTGCCGCTGCCCGTCTGGGGCATGGTCATTGCCCATTTCGGCGTGGCGGTGTCGTTGTTCGGCATGTCGGCGGACAGCGCATTTACGCAGGAAAAGCTGGTGGCGGCAAAGCCGGGTGATTCCGCGCAGGTTGGCCCGTGGGATGTCACCCTCGTTTCGGTCGTGCCCGTGGCCGGTCCTAACTGGACCGCGCTGGACGCACGGCTGAGCGCGAGCTATCGCGGAGGGGCGGTACACGAAGTCGGGCCGCAGGCGCGCAGTTTCTGGGCGCCCCCGCAGGAAACCAGCGAAAGTGCCCTGCTTACCCGTTGGAACGGGCAGCTTTACGCCGTTCTGGGAGGGGAGGCCGAAGGCGACCGCTGGCAATTGCGCCTGTGGTGGAAGCCTTTCGTGACCTTCGTCTGGTATGGCGGCGCCCTGATCGCGCTGGGCGGATTGCTGGCACTGATCGGCCGCGTCGCGGGTGATGTGAAAAGGCGGAGTGTGCTCCGTAAGGCGAATGGCCGCAGAAATTCGGAGGCGGCGACATGA
- the ccmE gene encoding cytochrome c maturation protein CcmE, with product MTSAFKPKHQRLVLLVLALVALIGAGLLAAWALRNQASYFYVPSDIQANPPSPGQAVRLGGMVEEGSIRTEADGVTVRFIVGDGEARVPVVFSGIVPDLFVEGSGVVADGSMRSDGVFVADELLAKHDENYMPRELEDMTAAQARATVAETSE from the coding sequence ATGACCTCCGCATTCAAACCGAAGCATCAGCGGCTCGTGCTGCTTGTTCTCGCTCTCGTGGCGCTGATCGGCGCTGGGCTGCTGGCGGCCTGGGCCCTGCGCAACCAGGCCAGCTATTTCTATGTGCCAAGCGACATACAGGCCAATCCGCCTTCGCCTGGCCAGGCCGTGCGCCTTGGCGGCATGGTAGAGGAAGGCTCGATCCGGACAGAGGCAGATGGCGTGACCGTGCGGTTCATCGTGGGAGATGGCGAGGCGCGGGTTCCGGTGGTCTTTTCGGGTATCGTGCCGGATCTGTTTGTCGAAGGGTCGGGGGTTGTCGCCGATGGTTCGATGCGGTCGGACGGAGTCTTCGTTGCGGATGAGCTTCTGGCCAAGCATGATGAGAATTACATGCCGCGTGAACTGGAAGACATGACCGCGGCCCAGGCCCGCGCAACCGTGGCTGAAACGTCCGAATGA